A window of Desulfobulbaceae bacterium genomic DNA:
AACACTTGCGACAATTTGCCACATTGACAGCTCCAGCATTTCCTTGTTTCTTTGCATCAACTACCACAGAGTATCGCTTCAACTTACGGTTGGATCCGGCTGAAAAACTCAATACAGCCTCCAGCTAACATCAAAAAGCGCAACAGAAAGGAGAAAAAACAATGAGTGAAGAAAAGCAATTGGAGTGCCAGGGCATTTCACGCCGCCAGATGCTGATCGGTACGGGGGCAATAGCCGCCAGCACAGCCTTAATGCACTTCGGTGGGTTTTTAAAGTCTGCCCATGCCAAGGATGGGACCAACGAGAAATGGCCATGGCCCTACGTCAAGCTTGACCCGCAAAAAACCGCTGAAATCGCCTATCAGGAGTGGTATCGAGTCTTTTGTGGCGGCGCGGTAATCAGCAGCGTCTTCGGTCAGTTGCGTGAGAAGGTCGGTGAGCCCTACAAATCCTTCCCAATCGACGCCTTTATCGCCCTTGAAGGAGGCATGGTCGGCTGGGGAACTCTCTGCGGCTCTAACGCCGGCGCCAGTATTGCCAGTAATGTTATCATCGGCCCTCGGATCGCCGGTCCGGATTGTGAGCATGGTCACTCTATTGCCTCTGATATCATGCAGTGGTATAGCGATACCGCCTTGCCAGTCTTTAACCCGAAAGAGCCCAAGCAACCGACAACAATCATCCAGACCGTTAGCGCCTCTCCTCTCTGCCATGTATCGGTAGGTAAATGGATGGCTGAATCCGGATTCGCCCTAGGCAGCCCCGAGCGTAAGGATCGTTGTGCACGGGTTGCAGCCAGCGTTGCTTATCAACTTGTTGAAAATTTGAACGCCTGGAAAGATGGCACCTATGAGCCCAAATCGGGATGGTCCCCTGGCAAGACCCATGGCATCCCAGGACAGCCTAATTGCACAGAGTGTCATGGCAGCGATGTACCCAAGCCGCCGATGGCAAAGAAAGCCTGATCAAGGCACAGAGATTCCTCGCAATTGAAAAATAAAGCGGCTGATGGATGATATCCTTCAGTCGCTTTATTCTAAAGCAACACCTCTCTCATGCCATCAAGAACGAGCACCACACCACACACAATCAGGAGACTTTGATATGTTTGGCTTAGGAATGCCGGAGTTAGTTATCATTATGGGAATTACGTTTATGGTATTTGGCGGCAAGAAACTGCCGGAACTTGGCGCAGGTTTGGGCAAAGGCATCAAGGCCTTCAAAACCGGCCTTCGGGATGTGGAAAAAACGGTTCCGGCCCTCGATGAAGTAAAAGCCTTGAAAAGCGATCTTCATGAGACCGAGAAACACTAATTCCACAGCAAGAGCAGCGACATGAACACCAGAACACGCATCTTGCTGAGCAACAGTCCAAAACCGTTACTCTATGGTTTTCAAAAAACAAAACAAAAAAACCCCGAAGAGGGGCATTACTCTCCGGGGCACTTTGCTATCGGCAGATTTTTGTAAGTTTCGCACGAAAATCGACCTACACATCCAATGTAATCATAATCACACCTTATTCGCTGATCACACACTTACCCTCAGCACACTCCACACCTGCCATCAGATGACGAACCTTATACCCAGCTTTCCTAAGTTGGTCTGCCGCCATAGAGG
This region includes:
- a CDS encoding twin-arginine translocase TatA/TatE family subunit — protein: MFGLGMPELVIIMGITFMVFGGKKLPELGAGLGKGIKAFKTGLRDVEKTVPALDEVKALKSDLHETEKH
- a CDS encoding chain A iron centre cytochrome C protein; amino-acid sequence: MSEEKQLECQGISRRQMLIGTGAIAASTALMHFGGFLKSAHAKDGTNEKWPWPYVKLDPQKTAEIAYQEWYRVFCGGAVISSVFGQLREKVGEPYKSFPIDAFIALEGGMVGWGTLCGSNAGASIASNVIIGPRIAGPDCEHGHSIASDIMQWYSDTALPVFNPKEPKQPTTIIQTVSASPLCHVSVGKWMAESGFALGSPERKDRCARVAASVAYQLVENLNAWKDGTYEPKSGWSPGKTHGIPGQPNCTECHGSDVPKPPMAKKA